In Brevibacillus marinus, the genomic window AACGTGACAAAGCCATCACGATAAATCGATATCGCGTTAAAACAATAAATTAATAACGTGATAAGGCGAATACGTGACAAGGGATGTGGTGCGGCTTGGCAGATTCGCCTTGAAAATTACCGCCCGCAGCAGCGGGTGGTCTTCTGCAAGCAGAAATTGAAAGCGTTGCCAATACGCATGGTAGAGGAGGGTACCCCCGATGTTGGCTGTGTTGGGTTTTTTGATGGTGATCACCTTCATGCACCTCATCTTATCGAAACGCCTTTCTCCTTTTGTTGCCTTAATCATTGTTCCGGTTGTTTTTGGAATATTCGGAGGTTTTGGACTAGAGTTAAGCGGCTTCATCATGGAAGGGATTGTGAATATCGCCCCTACGGCGCTGCTGATCATGTTCGCCATCTTGTATTTTGGCATCATGCTGGATGTAGGATTGTTTGATCCCCTGATCAACTACATCCTGAAACTGGTTAAGGGTGATCCGCTCAAGGTGGTTGTGGGCTCAGCCATTTTACCCGGCATCGTCGGTTTTGACGGAGACGGCTCGACAACGATGATGATCTGCGTAACGCCATTTCTTCCTTTGTATCTCCGGCTGGGGCTCAATCCTCTCATTTTGGCTTCGTTGACGATTATGCAAATCGGTATTACCACGCTCGTTCCCTGGGGCGGCCCGGTTGGGCGAGTTGCCTCTGTACTCCAACTGGATCCCACCAACCTGTACATCGCCCTGCTGCCGGGAATGATCGTCAATTTATTCTTTGTTGTCTTCGTCGCCTACATAATCGGGAAACGGGAACGGGCCAGATTGGGAATCGGCAATGAGCGGGTAGAGCGGAAGGCGCAGGAAGAGCAAGCCAGCGCAGTCGATACGGGGTACCATACACCGAGCCATCTGAAACGCCCGCAGCTTTTTTGGCTCAATCTCTGCTTGACCCTCGTGATCATGGTTTCGATCGTCCTGGATTGGATTCCCTCTGCCGTGTTATTTATCATTGGCACCGCGCTCGCTTTGCTCATCAATTATCCCTCCCTGGAAGATCAACGGAAACGCATGGCAGCTCATGGTTCCAACGCGTTGGCCGTTGGCTGCACCATCTTTGCCGCAGGGATTTTTACAGGAATTTTCAAGGGGACAACCATGTCCGATGCGATGGCGCAAAGTTTGATCGCGATTATTCCGGAGGCGTTGGGGGCGCACCTGCCCATCGTTACCGCGTTGCTCAGTGCGCCGGGTCTCTTCTTCCTCGGTCCCGATGCGTTTTACTTTGGGATTCTTCCCGTGCTGACGGAAACGGCTGCCACTTATGGGATCAGCGCGATGGAAATGGGGACGGCTTCGTTGTACGGGACGCCTTTTGGCGTAATGGGACCGCTTGTCGCTTCCGTTTACTTGTTAGTCGGAATGGTGGGGATCAGCCTCGGCGATCTGCATAAGAATACGGTAAAGCTGGCCTGCATGATTATGGTGATCTATATCCTCTTGGGGCTTTTGCTCGGCCATATTTCCTTGTGAGTCCGGGAAAAAGGATGGAAAGTGCGATGAAGATGATAGGCTGTTCCAAAAGTCGCAACGACAAAAGGGCAGCCTACGGAAAATAGAGATTTATGTCTACCTCCCAAATGGAGGGAAGTTATCAGTGTGCAGAAAATGTAGTGTCGGCACAAGGTCTGCACGCTTATTTGTCGAATTATTCCTTTACCCGACTCTGAACCGAGGTGAAAGTGATGGCTGACCGTACCTTCGCCATCGCCGGTGTGATCCTTGCCTCCGGAATGTCCCAGCGGATGGGCACGGCCAAGCAGTTTTTGCCCTACAAAGGCATGCCCTTGCTGGAGCATGCCATCCGCAAACTGCTGCCGCTGCCCTTTGCCCAGATTTTTGCGGTGGTTGGCAAGCAGCACCAGGCGCGGCTGGCTGAGATCCCGATCGACGATCCCCGTTTTCGCTGGGTGCTCAACGAGCGGAATCACGAGGGACAGAGTGCAGC contains:
- a CDS encoding CitMHS family transporter translates to MLAVLGFLMVITFMHLILSKRLSPFVALIIVPVVFGIFGGFGLELSGFIMEGIVNIAPTALLIMFAILYFGIMLDVGLFDPLINYILKLVKGDPLKVVVGSAILPGIVGFDGDGSTTMMICVTPFLPLYLRLGLNPLILASLTIMQIGITTLVPWGGPVGRVASVLQLDPTNLYIALLPGMIVNLFFVVFVAYIIGKRERARLGIGNERVERKAQEEQASAVDTGYHTPSHLKRPQLFWLNLCLTLVIMVSIVLDWIPSAVLFIIGTALALLINYPSLEDQRKRMAAHGSNALAVGCTIFAAGIFTGIFKGTTMSDAMAQSLIAIIPEALGAHLPIVTALLSAPGLFFLGPDAFYFGILPVLTETAATYGISAMEMGTASLYGTPFGVMGPLVASVYLLVGMVGISLGDLHKNTVKLACMIMVIYILLGLLLGHISL